In Agromyces sp. G08B096, a genomic segment contains:
- a CDS encoding molybdopterin-dependent oxidoreductase — translation MSFITRGFSGRGRDRDERLPPGQTLVEDWPVLSAGPTPEISTDEWRFEVRTEAGRKEWTWDEMQALGVEDVTVDIHCVTHWSKLGMAWRGVPLDKIFEEVETSHDYVMAHSYGGYTTNVPLDELLDGQAWIAFEADGEPLDPEHGGPARLLVPHLYFWKSAKWIRGLVTMPTDDPGFWEQNGYHLHGDPWREERYW, via the coding sequence ATGTCGTTCATCACACGCGGGTTCTCAGGTCGGGGACGGGATCGCGACGAGCGGCTCCCACCGGGGCAGACGCTCGTCGAAGACTGGCCCGTGCTCTCGGCCGGGCCGACGCCCGAGATCTCGACCGACGAGTGGCGGTTCGAGGTGCGTACCGAGGCCGGTCGGAAGGAGTGGACCTGGGACGAAATGCAGGCCCTCGGGGTCGAGGATGTCACGGTCGACATCCACTGCGTGACCCACTGGTCGAAGCTCGGCATGGCCTGGCGGGGTGTGCCGCTCGACAAGATCTTCGAGGAGGTCGAGACGAGCCACGACTACGTCATGGCCCACAGCTACGGCGGATACACGACGAACGTGCCGCTCGATGAGCTCCTCGACGGGCAGGCCTGGATCGCGTTCGAAGCCGACGGAGAGCCGCTCGACCCCGAGCACGGCGGCCCTGCGCGGCTACTCGTCCCGCACCTCTACTTCTGGAAGAGCGCGAAGTGGATCCGGGGGCTCGTCACGATGCCGACCGACGACCCGGGGTTCTGGGAGCAGAACGGCTACCACCTGCACGGCGATCCCTGGCGCGAGGAGCGCTATTGGTGA
- a CDS encoding helix-turn-helix transcriptional regulator produces MTSVDSPEVGSLLRSWRERRRLSQLQLSSLTGISARHLSFVETGKSAPSRDMINRLAANLELPLRERNQLLHAGGFAPRHPQRSLAAPELLAVSAAFQQILDAHVPHPALLVDRWWDIVDRNTATDLLLHGCADHLLEPPVNAIRLSLHPEGLAPRIRNLGQWRSHLLGQLGNRAERTGDRRLRDLLEEAESYPGELAGRPLPTDVVVPLEVDIDGRTLRMFSISSAVESALDVTIDELRLEAFYPMDALTSDVLRGAVQE; encoded by the coding sequence ATGACCAGTGTCGACAGCCCGGAGGTCGGGAGCCTGCTCCGCAGTTGGCGTGAGCGGCGGCGCCTGAGTCAGCTCCAGCTCTCCTCGCTCACGGGGATCTCCGCTCGGCATCTGAGCTTCGTCGAGACCGGCAAATCCGCGCCGAGCCGGGACATGATCAACCGGCTGGCCGCCAACCTGGAGCTCCCGCTTCGTGAGCGGAACCAGCTCCTCCACGCCGGCGGGTTCGCTCCGCGGCATCCGCAACGGTCGCTCGCCGCACCGGAGCTGCTCGCGGTGAGCGCGGCCTTCCAGCAGATCCTCGATGCGCACGTCCCGCACCCCGCCCTGTTGGTCGATCGGTGGTGGGACATCGTCGACCGCAACACGGCGACCGACCTCCTGCTCCACGGCTGCGCAGACCACCTGCTCGAGCCGCCGGTCAACGCCATACGCCTTTCGCTGCACCCCGAAGGGCTCGCGCCGCGCATCCGGAACCTCGGGCAATGGCGCTCACATCTCCTCGGTCAGCTCGGCAACCGCGCCGAACGCACGGGGGATCGGAGACTGCGCGACCTGCTCGAAGAGGCCGAGTCCTACCCGGGCGAGCTCGCCGGGCGGCCACTCCCGACCGATGTGGTCGTCCCGCTGGAGGTCGACATCGATGGACGCACCCTCCGCATGTTCAGCATCTCCTCGGCCGTCGAGTCCGCGCTCGACGTCACCATCGACGAACTGCGGCTCGAGGCGTTCTACCCCATGGATGCACTCACCTCGGACGTCCTGCGCGGCGCCGTGCAGGAGTGA
- a CDS encoding nuclear transport factor 2 family protein: MTTITDRYLTAWNSTDPSERARLLAEHWRDDATYTDPLVEVTGRDAIAATMAAVQTQFPGFVFSLIGTPDTHHRQTRFQWGLGPEGAEPPIVGFDVIVADEDGRIQQVLGFLDRVPA; this comes from the coding sequence ATGACCACCATCACCGATCGCTACCTCACGGCTTGGAACTCCACCGACCCGTCCGAGCGAGCCCGCCTGCTCGCCGAGCACTGGCGTGACGACGCCACCTACACCGATCCGCTCGTCGAAGTCACCGGTCGTGATGCGATCGCGGCCACAATGGCCGCCGTGCAGACCCAGTTCCCGGGCTTCGTATTCTCACTCATCGGCACGCCCGACACCCACCACCGGCAGACGAGATTCCAGTGGGGACTCGGGCCGGAGGGTGCGGAGCCGCCCATCGTCGGCTTCGACGTCATCGTTGCCGACGAGGACGGCCGCATCCAGCAAGTCCTCGGCTTCCTCGACCGGGTGCCCGCCTGA
- a CDS encoding phosphatase PAP2 family protein, with amino-acid sequence MTARSGRRWVITAGIAVLVLATAYLLAVWTIGGQELENAALRGADQVRADERTAADEALGAITIWSLGVAIVIVAAIALVRRRVDLAVAAVGVIVLGQLITQSLKRFILPRPPLVEVVGDYAGNSFPSGHTTIAMTVLFAMLIVVPYRWRGLTMFLVLSWAIGIGAYTVTAKWHRFSDTLGADAVALLCASLASLWLARRGAVARYEGRPHRARVVLVVLVAIATATLLAVGALLWGIPLARGTDLALRDPVQDYTAYLGAHSLAAGASGTAALAFWRLWYRREVTSGRRTPAGPELEHSTGHR; translated from the coding sequence GTGACCGCGCGGAGCGGTCGACGCTGGGTCATCACGGCAGGGATCGCTGTGCTCGTTCTCGCCACGGCGTATCTCCTGGCCGTCTGGACCATCGGTGGTCAGGAGCTCGAGAACGCGGCGCTGCGCGGAGCCGACCAGGTACGCGCAGATGAACGCACCGCCGCCGACGAGGCGCTCGGAGCGATCACGATCTGGTCGCTGGGCGTCGCGATCGTGATCGTGGCCGCGATCGCTCTGGTACGTCGGCGGGTCGACCTCGCGGTGGCGGCGGTGGGGGTGATCGTGCTGGGCCAGCTCATCACCCAGTCCCTCAAGCGCTTCATCCTCCCCCGTCCCCCGCTCGTGGAGGTCGTCGGGGACTACGCCGGCAACAGCTTCCCGAGCGGCCACACCACCATCGCGATGACGGTCCTGTTCGCGATGCTCATCGTGGTCCCGTATCGGTGGCGCGGACTGACCATGTTCCTCGTGCTGAGCTGGGCGATCGGCATCGGGGCGTACACCGTCACCGCGAAGTGGCACCGATTCAGCGACACCCTCGGTGCTGACGCCGTGGCGCTGCTGTGCGCCAGCCTGGCCAGCCTGTGGCTCGCCCGCCGTGGGGCCGTCGCACGGTACGAGGGTCGGCCGCATCGGGCGCGCGTCGTCCTTGTGGTCCTCGTCGCCATCGCCACCGCCACGCTTCTCGCCGTGGGGGCCCTGCTGTGGGGCATCCCCCTTGCGCGCGGAACCGATCTCGCGCTGCGCGATCCGGTCCAGGACTACACGGCCTACCTGGGCGCGCACTCGCTCGCCGCCGGCGCATCGGGAACAGCCGCGCTCGCCTTCTGGCGGCTGTGGTATCGCCGCGAGGTCACCAGCGGCAGGCGAACCCCTGCCGGCCCGGAACTCGAGCACAGCACCGGTCACCGGTGA